From the Mytilus edulis unplaced genomic scaffold, xbMytEdul2.2 SCAFFOLD_620, whole genome shotgun sequence genome, the window CAGTCTGCAGAGGCTATTCAGCCACCaaaagcccttttaagggctacccaatttattcaaaaagaatctacaattgttgtacattagttatcaaactaaatctagctgagccctacccttttctttacttttctctgaactttgcactggtctctgaaatattttttggggtcacattatttccattgtttgttttatttcactccttatgactatactatttctaacacctaagtatgcagctggtttttttttttttttttgatatattttgtgtagttaggcaccattaaagttatatcagtgtattttcacgcacttatttgaactgaatataactttttctattcagttttcgttagagtgacaatctacgaaaataggaagtcatgctagggttttattgtgctcttttttttagggggaagggggtcaaaatcacacagctaaccttcaaccgaaaaatcatttttgtcattatgtgagtttttccatttctctcttcttcttcgtattcaacttgactgacattttttgttggactttttctacacgtaagcaaagtcaaaggttggctctctatttcatatcaactagtcaatggggaggtaactctaaaattaaactcagtactttttttcagaactatataaataaactgttaaaatgtacataatacaaaagatgtataacgtatcgtaaaaatcagattagtagcaaatgaatgcagtgacgtttgtctgttatttatttatttttttatttattacttgtcaaaattactacaataatattgtgtattaaaagttaaaaggaaactctaaagtatggaggtttttgttcaacctttaacagttctgcaattattttgtcattttattacctgcgatttattatgcaaatttcactattctctacctttcgaatttcatctttgttttactcgtgtataaaataaatgcacctacttgtttctatgtttctttcaaatggttgtcctgtgttttttctcttcttttttctctctgttatttAGTGCGCGACGACTTGACTGTATCTTTGCTATGTCATTTTAATCTTTCCACAGCACGCGAGGTGAATAAACCCGAAACAATACAGTGACGTCACACGTGACTACTGTGATGAACAGAAAcaaggatggatggacggacagtggtacaaaaagtaagaaaaagttatttctctgataaaaggtatcgcgtgaattgtaggttcacggtataggttttttctctcatttttgaagatcatatatacagttgtctataattgcttacatccacttcctttgaactatggtggatagttgtctcattggcaatcataccacatctccttattttcatattgaaatgacagcaacttaacgacacacacaaacatagcctgctagtatatacgtacatgggagactgaaaaattctgtgcttattggtaaatgataaaaaaaaacattaaaactttaaggtatgctatgactaagctttaaatataaggtagatagggagtaggaaacacacatattttttttttttatttggccttaatgaagaagaaaagcacacacacaatatattagaacttgtactaacatccattaaacgctatgctaatatatgtctttaaaagagaaccattattttattttaatttattttttcttcgtttcaatcttggtttttgattctttttacattaaatctgtttttactgttgcaatagtttacaaatatttttagtccaaatacaattcattgataatatatccccccttttttgtccggattttttttttttttttttttttgaaaaagggggggggggggggctggaggtTTAGTTAAATGCAGTGGAAAAATGTTTTGCCCAAAGTCCAATGGTTCACACTGATGTGTTTTTGTCCTTCTGTCTCTTTTTAATCGTCCGTGTCACGGGATGCTGCTTCACCCTTTACCGGTTCTGGTTTCACTTGCATAGCTTATATAGGTATAATGCATATGTATAGCCAGAGTCTTCACTGTGACACACATTCCCCTTTTTGAggggaaataaataacttttgtaattgtcaattaagatacaaatgatatgtaccactgtcgaattataaaactacaaaaatcttcgtgttttgtttttgttttgttgattttttttgtttgtatcgaAACTTTCAGGCGGCCAGGCCACTTTGAGCTCAGATCATcggttattgataataaaattaatgaaatatattttgttgaaaaatatggtatattcgaTAAGACATATTCGAGTTTTTGACTTGAAAGTGCGCAAATTGTACATGCAAATGGAAATAAAAGCGAAGACGCATCATACAGAACAGTTGTTCAGTGCCTCAGATCCACTGAAAACAAAGTCGCTCTCTGAAAAGTTCCCAACGctagattaaataaaaagatgtttcaaattcgtattctagatattgggtttgttcattcgactcttgaatgtttgcgaaatttcgctcgggttgaataaaaatgttatttgaagttttagtaaaaatctgcaattaaacaatggcgcgtgaactttttgtgtgtttccctctagctggaaacaaacttattacgaggaggaacatgcttccagtgaataaaaacggaaagaaacctaaagagaaatgatttttcttcctctgtacaattttacgacgatagaatatttgtgtaatgagaaaaactcgtaaattttctgtcaacatACCTGCGAAGACAATTCAGTCGGTTCTACTTTAACTATTAATATCTTTTTACTGTGTACATCGAAAAATACACAGTTTATCTAACATGCAAGATTAATGACTGTTGAGCAATTTGGTatgctatatgtgaatgtttttgatagaattatactataaattatcataaaagtcttcgaagaagcacataatcattttaccgagatcgcgtaatggattttacaagttatttttaagggtgtcttcgtcgaggtccgcgttcgtctgttataaataaacgaggcctggaatggcgttattttcaaatcgttattcgtagtataaacttcgtaaaggataatattttgaatcattcaaaatggcAGACGCAACAGCAGCACCAGCAGTAGCACCAGCTAAATCACCAAAGAAAAAGGcagcagccaagccaaagaagccttCCGCACATCCTAAATACAGCGAGATGATTGGAAAAGCCATCGCCGCTTTGAAAGAACGTGGAGGTTCTTCAAGGCAAGCAATTCTGAAGTACATCATGGCCAACTTCAACGTCGGAAAAGATGCCAAGTCAGTAAATGCTCATTTAAAACTTGCACTCAGAGCCGGAGTTAAGAACAACAGTTTGAAGCAGTCCAAGGGAACTGGAGCATCCGGATCTTTCAGAATTGGAGAGGCTAAAGTAGTTAAAAAGAAGCCAGCAaaggcaaagaaagcagccaaacCTAAGGCCGCCAAGCCGAAGAAGGCAAAGAGCACACCCAAGAAGAAGAAgccagcagcaaagaaaccagctggagaaaaaaaggctgccaaaccaaaggcaaaaaaaccagcagcaaagaaagcagccaagccaaagaagccagCAGCCAAGTCACCAGCAAAAAAGAAGGCAGCCAAACCAAAAGCCAagaagacaccaaagaagaagtaaactgTTCCAGACTTCAGTCTGCAGAGGCTATTCAGCCACCaaaagcccttttaagggctacccaatttattcaaaaagaatctacaattgttgtacattagttatcaaactaaatctagctgagccctacccttttctttacttttctctgaactttgcactggtctctgaaatattttttggggtcacattatttccattgtttgttttatttcactccttatgactatactatttctaacacctaagtatgcagctgggttttttttttttttttgatatattttgtgtagttaggcaccattaaagttatatcagtgtattttcacgcacttatttgaactgaatataactttttctattcagttttcgttagagtgacaatctacgaaaataggaagtcatgctagggttttattgtgctcttttttttagggggaagggggtcaaaatcacacagctaaccttcaaccgaaaaatcatttttgtcattatgtgagtttttccatttctctcttcttcttcgtattcaacttgactgacattttttgttggactttttctacacgtaagcaaagtcaaaggttggctctctatttcatatcaactagtcaatggggaggtaactctaaaattaaactcagtactttttttcagaactatataaataaactgttaaaatgtacataatacaaaagatgtataacgtatcgtaaaaatcagattagtagcaaatgaatgcagtgacgtttgtctgttatttatttatttttttatttattacttgtcaaaattactacaataatattgtgtattaaaagttaaaaggaaactctaaagtatggaggtttttgttcaacctttaacagttctgcaattattttgtcattttattacctgcgatttattatgcaaatttcactattctctacctttcgaatttcatctttgttttactcgtgtataaaataaatgcacctacttgtttctatgtttctttcaaatggttgtcctgtgttttttctcttcttttttctctctgttatttAGTGCGCGACGACTTGACTGTATCTTTGCTATGTCATTTTAATCTTTCCACAGCACGCGAGGTGAATAAACCCGAAACAATACAGTGACGTCACACGTGACTACTGTGATGAACAGAAAcaaggatggatggacggacagtggtacaaaaagtaagaaaaagttatttctctgataaaaggtatcgcgtgaattgtaggttcacggtataggttttttctctcatttttgaagatcatatatacagttgtctataattgcttacatccacttcctttgaactatggtggatagttgtctcattggcaatcataccacatctccttattttcatattgaaatgacagcaacttaacgacacacacaaacatagcctgctagtatatacgtacatgggagactgaaaaattctgtgcttattggtaaatgataaaaaaaaacattaaaactttaaggtatgctatgactaagctttaaatataaggtagatagggagtaggaaacacacatattttttttttttatttggccttaatgaagaagaaaagcacacacacaatatattagaacttgtactaacatccattaaacgctatgctaatatatgtctttaaaagagaaccattattttattttaatttattttttcttcgtttcaatcttggtttttgattctttttacattaaatctgtttttactgttgcaatagtttacaaatatttttagtccaaatacaattcattgataatatatccccccttttttgtccggattttttttttttttttttttttgaaaaagggggggggggctggaggtTTAGTTAAATGCAGTGGAAAAATGTTTTGCCCAAAGTCCAATGGTTCACACTGATGTGTTTTTGTCCTTCTGTCTCTTTTTAATCGTCCGTGTCACGGGATGCTGCTTCACCCTTTACCGGTTCTGGTTTCACTTGCATAGCTTATATAGGTATAATGCATATGTATAGCCAGAGTCTTCACTGTGACACACATTCCCCTTTTTGAggggaaataaataacttttgtaattgtcaattaagatacaaatgatatgtaccactgtcgaattataaaactacaaaaatcttcgtgttttgtttttgttttgttgattttttttgtttgtatcgaAACTTTCAGGCGGCCAGGCCACTTTGAGCTCAGATCATcggttattgataataaaattaatgaaatatattttgttgaaaaatatggtatattcgaTAAGACATATTCGAGTTTTTGACTTGAAAGTGCGCAAATTGTACATGCAAATGGAAATAAAAGCGAAGACGCATCATACAGAACAGTTGTTCAGTGCCTCAGATCCACTGAAAACAAAGTCGCTCTCTGAAAAGTTCCCAACGctagattaaataaaaagatgtttcaaattcgtattctagatattgggtttgttcattcgactcttgaatgtttgcgaaatttcgctcgggttgaataaaaatgttatttgaagttttagtaaaaatctgcaattaaacaatggcgcgtgaactttttgtgtgtttccctctagctggaaacaaacttattacgaggaggaacatgcttccagtgaataaaaacggaaagaaacctaaagagaaatgatttttcttcctctgtacaattttacgacgatagaatatttgtgtaatgagaaaaactcgtaaattttctgtcaacatACCTGCGAAGACAATTCAGTCGGTTCTACTTTAACTATTAATATCTTTTTACTGTGTACATCGAAAAATACACAGTTTATCTAACATGCAAGATTAATGACTGTTGAGCAATTTGGTatgctatatgtgaatgtttttgatagaattatactataaattatcataaaagtcttcgaagaagcacataatcattttaccgagatcgcgtaatggattttacaagttatttttaagggtgtcttcgtcgaggtccgcgttcgtctgttataaataaacgaggcctggaatggcgttattttcaaatcgttattcgtagtataaacttcgtaaaggataatattttgaatcattcaaaatggcAGACGCAACAGCAGCACCAGCAGTAGCACCAGCTAAATCACCAAAGAAAAAGGcagcagccaagccaaagaagccttCCGCACATCCTAAATACAGCGAGATGATTGGAAAAGCCATCGCCGCTTTGAAAGAACGTGGAGGTTCTTCAAGGCAAGCAATTCTGAAGTACATCATGGCCAACTTCAACGTCGGAAAAGATGCCAAGTCAGTAAATGCTCATTTAAAACTTGCACTCAGAGCCGGAGTTAAGAACAACAGTTTGAAGCAGTCCAAGGGAACTGGAGCATCCGGATCTTTCAGAATTGGAGAGGCTAAAGTAGTTAAAAAGAAGCCAGCAaaggcaaagaaagcagccaaacCTAAGGCCGCCAAGCCGAAGAAGGCAAAGAGCACACCCAAGAAGAAGAAgccagcagcaaagaaaccagctggagaaaaaaaggctgccaaaccaaaggcaaaaaaaccagcagcaaagaaagcagccaagccaaagaagccagCAGCCAAGTCACCAGCAAAAAAGAAGGCAGCCAAACCAAAAGCCAagaagacaccaaagaagaagtaaactgTTCCAGACTTCAGTCTGCAGAGGCTATTCAGCCACCaaaagcccttttaagggctacccaatttattcaaaaagaatctacaattgttgtacattagttatcaaactaaatctagctgagccctacccttttctttacttttctctgaactttgcactggtctctgaaatattttttggggtcacattatttccattgtttgttttatttcactccttatgactatactatttctaacacctaagtatgcagctgggtttttttttttttttttgatatattttgtgtagttaggcaccattaaagttatatcagtgtattttcacgcacttatttgaactgaatataactttttctattcagttttcgttagagtgacaatctacgaaaataggaagtcatgctagggttttattgtgctcttttttttagggggaagggggtcaaaatcacacagctaaccttcaaccgaaaaatcatttttgtcattatgtgagtttttccatttctctcttcttcttcgtattcaacttgactgacattttttgttggactttttctacacgtaagcaaagtcaaaggttggctctctatttcatatcaactagtcaatggggaggtaactctaaaattaaactcagtactttttttcagaactatataaataaactgttaaaatgtacataatacaaaagatgtataacgtatcgtaaaaatcagattagtagcaaatgaatgcagtgacgtttgtctgttatttatttatttttttatttattacttgtcaaaattactacaataatattgtgtattaaaagttaaaaggaaactctaaagtatggaggtttttgttcaacctttaacagttctgcaattattttgtcattttattacctgcgatttattatgcaaatttcactattctctacctttcgaatttcatctttgttttactcgtgtataaaataaatgcacctacttgtttctatgtttctttcaaatggttgtcctgtgttttttctcttcttttttctctctgttatttAGTGCGCGACGACTTGACTGTATCTTTGCTATGTCATTTTAATCTTTCCACAGCACGCGAGGTGAATAAACCCGAAACAATACAGTGACGTCACACGTGACTACTGTGATGAACAGAAAcaaggatggatggacggacagtggtacaaaaagtaagaaaaagttatttctctgataaaaggtatcgcgtgaattgtaggttcacggtataggttttttctctcatttttgaagatcatatatacagttgtctataattgcttacatccacttcctttgaactatggtggatagttgtctcattggcaatcataccacatctccttattttcatattgaaatgacagcaacttaacgacacacacaaacatagcctgctagtatatacgtacatgggagactgaaaaattctgtgcttattggtaaatgataaaaaaaaacattaaaactttaaggtatgctatgactaagctttaaatataaggtagatagggagtaggaaacacacatattttttttttttatttggccttaatgaagaagaaaagcacacacacaatatattagaacttgtactaacatccattaaacgctatgctaatatatgtctttaaaagagaaccattattttattttaatttattttttcttcgtttcaatcttggtttttgattctttttacattaaatctgtttttactgttgcaatagtttacaaatatttttagtccaaatacaattcattgataatatatccccccttttttgtccggattttttttttttttttttttttgaaaaaggggggggggctggagGTTTAGTTAAATGCAGTGGAAAAATGTTTTGCCCAAAGTCCAATGGTTCACACTGATGTGTTTTTGTCCTTCTGTCTCTTTTTAATCGTCCGTGTCACGGGATGCTGCTTCACCCTTTACCGGTTCTGGTTTCACTTGCATAGCTTATATAGGTATAATGCATATGTATAGCCAGAGTCTTCACTGTGACACACATTCCCCTTTTTGAggggaaataaataacttttgtaattgtcaattaagatacaaatgatatgtaccactgtcgaattataaaactacaaaaatcttcgtgttttgtttttgttttgttgattttttttgtttgtatcgaAACTTTCAGGCGGCCAGGCCACTTTGAGCTCAGATCATcggttattgataataaaattaatgaaatatattttgttgaaaaatatggtatattcgaTAAGACATATTCGAGTTTTTGACTTGAAAGTGCGCAAATTGTACATGCAAATGGAAATAAAAGCGAAGACGCATCATACAGAACAGTTGTTCAGTGCCTCAGATCCACTGAAAACAAAGTCGCTCTCTGAAAAGTTCCCAACGctagattaaataaaaagatgtttcaaattcgtattctagatattgggtttgttcattcgactcttgaatgtttgcgaaatttcgctcgggttgaataaaaatgttatttgaagttttagtaaaaatctgcaattaaacaatggcgcgtgaactttttgtgtgtttccctctagctggaaacaaacttattacgaggaggaacatgcttccagtgaataaaaacggaaagaaacctaaagagaaatgatttttcttcctctgtacaattttacgacgatagaatatttgtgtaatg encodes:
- the LOC139505962 gene encoding histone H1-delta-like, translating into MADATAAPAVAPAKSPKKKAAAKPKKPSAHPKYSEMIGKAIAALKERGGSSRQAILKYIMANFNVGKDAKSVNAHLKLALRAGVKNNSLKQSKGTGASGSFRIGEAKVVKKKPAKAKKAAKPKAAKPKKAKSTPKKKKPAAKKPAGEKKAAKPKAKKPAAKKAAKPKKPAAKSPAKKKAAKPKAKKTPKKK